In Lachnospiraceae bacterium, one DNA window encodes the following:
- the cls gene encoding cardiolipin synthase, with amino-acid sequence MKSQPRPRSLFRIIFGRTTFVIVGLLLQIAFFFSIFHWLGNYIHFVYAGYVLVSASVVIAILNKPMDSSFKMAWIIPVLLIPIFGIVLYVFVQVQFQTRALARRVNQSVEKTKPYLVQDPQVQKRLRAASVRGSRLVDYMNHIAGFPVYENSAAKFFPLGEDMFEQLMEELKAAKHFIFMEYFIIDRGYMWDSILEVLKQKAAEGVEVRVMYDGMCCLMLLPYHYPQKLEKMGIRCQMFSPIKPVLSTHQNYRDHRKVTVIDGHTAFTGGVNLADEYINRKERFGHWKDTAIMVKGDAVKSFTMMFLQMWDAASPKSKNEENYEQYLVPADYKLPEGYAGNGFVMPYADSPLDEEQVGEQVYLDILNQAKSYVHIITPYLILDDEMKNAMAYAAKRGIDVKIIMPHIPDKKYAYLLARTYYPELIASGVKIYEYEPGFTHAKIFVSDDEKATVGSINLDFRSLYLHFECGTYLYRNSTVADVEKDFEKTLEKCIPVTLKDCAQYNWFGIKAGRFLRLIAPLM; translated from the coding sequence ATGAAATCACAGCCAAGGCCAAGAAGCCTTTTCAGGATCATTTTTGGAAGGACCACTTTTGTGATAGTGGGTCTGCTGCTGCAGATCGCTTTTTTCTTCAGTATTTTCCACTGGCTGGGAAATTATATTCATTTTGTATATGCTGGTTATGTGCTTGTCAGCGCATCTGTTGTGATCGCTATTTTAAATAAGCCTATGGATTCCAGCTTTAAAATGGCATGGATCATACCGGTACTGCTGATACCTATTTTCGGCATTGTCTTATATGTGTTTGTACAGGTCCAGTTCCAGACCAGGGCGCTGGCAAGGCGGGTAAACCAATCCGTTGAAAAGACAAAGCCTTATCTTGTTCAGGATCCCCAGGTGCAGAAAAGGCTGCGGGCTGCCAGTGTACGTGGAAGCCGTCTGGTAGATTATATGAATCACATTGCTGGTTTCCCTGTGTATGAAAATTCGGCAGCGAAATTCTTCCCCCTGGGAGAAGATATGTTTGAGCAGCTGATGGAAGAACTAAAAGCAGCAAAGCATTTTATCTTTATGGAATATTTTATCATTGACCGGGGGTATATGTGGGACAGTATCCTGGAGGTCTTAAAGCAGAAGGCAGCAGAGGGAGTGGAAGTGCGCGTTATGTATGACGGTATGTGCTGCCTTATGCTCCTTCCTTATCATTATCCCCAGAAACTGGAAAAAATGGGCATCCGGTGTCAGATGTTTTCACCGATCAAACCGGTGCTTTCCACCCATCAGAATTACAGGGATCACAGAAAGGTTACAGTGATCGATGGACATACAGCCTTTACAGGAGGCGTGAACCTGGCAGATGAGTATATTAACCGGAAAGAACGTTTTGGACACTGGAAAGATACAGCGATCATGGTCAAGGGAGATGCGGTAAAAAGCTTTACCATGATGTTTTTGCAGATGTGGGATGCAGCAAGCCCAAAAAGCAAGAATGAAGAAAATTATGAGCAGTATCTGGTACCGGCAGATTATAAACTGCCGGAGGGATATGCAGGAAATGGATTTGTCATGCCATATGCAGACAGCCCTTTAGATGAAGAACAGGTAGGGGAACAGGTCTATCTGGATATATTAAATCAGGCAAAGTCCTATGTGCACATTATCACACCATATCTGATTCTGGATGACGAGATGAAAAACGCCATGGCCTATGCGGCAAAGCGCGGGATCGATGTGAAGATCATCATGCCCCATATTCCGGACAAAAAGTATGCGTATCTGTTAGCAAGAACCTATTATCCAGAACTGATCGCTTCCGGAGTGAAGATCTACGAATACGAGCCTGGCTTTACCCATGCCAAGATCTTTGTCAGCGATGATGAAAAAGCAACTGTGGGAAGCATCAACCTGGATTTCAGAAGCCTGTATCTGCATTTTGAGTGTGGAACCTATTTATACAGAAACAGCACAGTTGCAGATGTGGAGAAGGATTTTGAGAAAACGCTGGAAAAATGCATTCCAGTTACATTAAAAGACTGCGCCCAGTATAACTGGTTTGGAATTAAGGCCGGAAGGTTCCTAAGATTAATCGCACCCCTAATGTAA
- a CDS encoding efflux RND transporter periplasmic adaptor subunit yields the protein MKKKKKLIKVVVILLVTAIVAGTVFIWKSHKAKAAAAAATAENTATVEKRSISSQLSSSGTLEAKDTYSITSMVEGEVISANFEEGDQVEKDQVLYEIDRSSMDTDLNSAQNSVTRSQTSYEDALDDYNQAVSDYSGNTYKATDTGYIKELYVSVGDKVSGNTKLADIYSDDLMEIRIPFLSGETELIPVGSTAVLTLVDSGEQIEGTVKAVANREETLSGGRLVKYVTITVNNPGGLTTTTAASAQIGEFVGSEEGTFKASTDTTMNADLAVNVEVEELLVHEGDYVTKGTPIFRMTSRTAEKLMRNYKDALDKAQESVESAQSKLESTQDNYDNYTITAPISGQVITKNFKVGDNITKNTSSTTTLATIYDLSSLTFKMPIDELDIQSVKVGQKVTVTADAFEGQTFSGTVTNVSLESTYSNGVSTYPVTVTMDEAGDLLPGMNVDGVITLEEANDVLTIPVDALMRGNQVYIKDDSVKEQSGPVPAGFKAVEVETGLTNDSYVEIKSGLSEGDTVYVAKSSTDSSSFFMGGPGMGGPGGGMGGPPSGGGNGGGNRGGNGGGGPR from the coding sequence ATGAAAAAGAAGAAAAAGCTGATTAAAGTGGTGGTTATACTTCTTGTGACCGCCATTGTGGCAGGAACAGTCTTTATATGGAAGAGCCATAAAGCGAAAGCAGCAGCGGCAGCTGCAACAGCAGAAAATACAGCAACTGTAGAAAAAAGAAGCATCAGCTCCCAGCTGTCTTCTTCAGGTACCCTGGAAGCAAAGGATACATACAGTATTACTTCCATGGTAGAAGGTGAGGTAATATCTGCCAATTTTGAAGAAGGTGACCAGGTTGAAAAAGACCAGGTTCTTTATGAGATCGATCGTTCCAGTATGGATACTGACTTAAACAGTGCCCAAAACTCTGTCACCCGGTCCCAGACTTCCTATGAGGATGCATTAGATGACTATAACCAGGCAGTATCTGATTACAGCGGAAACACCTACAAGGCCACAGATACTGGATATATCAAGGAACTGTATGTCAGTGTGGGAGATAAAGTCAGTGGAAATACAAAACTGGCTGATATTTACAGTGATGATCTCATGGAGATCCGCATTCCATTTTTAAGCGGTGAAACAGAACTGATCCCGGTGGGGAGTACAGCAGTCCTAACTTTAGTGGATTCAGGAGAGCAGATCGAAGGTACGGTCAAGGCAGTTGCAAACAGGGAAGAAACTCTTTCCGGTGGTCGTCTGGTAAAATATGTGACCATTACTGTAAATAATCCCGGCGGACTTACAACGACAACTGCAGCCTCTGCCCAGATTGGTGAGTTTGTGGGAAGCGAAGAGGGAACTTTTAAAGCTTCTACAGATACCACTATGAATGCAGACCTGGCTGTAAATGTAGAAGTAGAGGAACTTCTGGTCCATGAAGGGGATTATGTAACAAAGGGAACTCCTATTTTCCGAATGACTTCCCGGACAGCAGAAAAACTGATGCGAAATTATAAGGATGCTTTAGATAAGGCCCAGGAAAGTGTTGAGTCTGCCCAGAGCAAGCTGGAAAGCACCCAGGATAACTATGATAATTACACCATTACAGCCCCTATCTCCGGCCAGGTGATCACAAAGAACTTTAAAGTAGGGGATAACATTACAAAAAATACCAGTTCTACAACTACACTGGCAACCATCTATGACCTTTCTTCCCTGACATTTAAAATGCCCATTGATGAGCTGGATATCCAGAGTGTAAAGGTGGGGCAGAAGGTAACAGTAACTGCAGATGCCTTTGAAGGCCAGACCTTCTCAGGAACTGTTACAAATGTAAGTCTGGAAAGTACCTATTCTAATGGTGTCAGCACCTATCCGGTCACTGTGACCATGGATGAGGCAGGAGATCTGCTTCCCGGTATGAATGTAGATGGTGTGATCACATTAGAAGAGGCAAATGATGTTCTTACGATCCCGGTAGATGCCCTGATGAGAGGCAACCAGGTCTATATTAAAGATGATTCTGTAAAAGAGCAGAGTGGTCCGGTTCCGGCAGGCTTTAAGGCAGTAGAAGTTGAAACAGGCCTTACTAATGATTCTTATGTGGAGATCAAGAGCGGACTTTCTGAAGGCGATACAGTCTATGTGGCAAAATCCAGTACAGATTCCAGCAGCTTCTTTATGGGCGGTCCGGGAATGGGCGGTCCCGGCGGTGGAATGGGCGGCCCGCCAAGTGGCGGCGGTAATGGCGGTGGAAACCGTGGAGGTAATGGCGGCGGTGGTCCAAGATAG
- a CDS encoding aminotransferase class I/II-fold pyridoxal phosphate-dependent enzyme, with product MKKKQSLDTICIQGGWQPKNGEPRQLPIYQSTTFKYTTSEQMGRLFDLEENGYFYTRLANPTNDAVAAKICELEGGAGAMLTSSGQAANFYAVMNLCQAGDHVVSSAAIYGGTTNLFTVTIPKMGVECTLVSPDASEEELAAAFRPNTKVLFAETIANPALTVLDIEKFAKVAHEHGVPLIVDNTFATPINCRPFEWGADIVTHSTTKYMDGHAMTVGGCIVDSGNFDWEAHHDRFTGLTEPDESYHGIIYTQKFGKLAYITKATSQLMRDLGSIQSPQNAFLINVGLETLHLRMPKHCENALKVAAYLKSREDVAWVNYPGLEGDKYYELAKKYMPNGTCGVISFGLKSGRKGAADFMDKLKLCSIETHVADSRTAVLHPASHTHRQLTDEQLVEAGVDPSMIRLSVGIEGADDIIEDIRQALE from the coding sequence ATGAAAAAGAAACAATCATTAGATACCATTTGCATTCAGGGCGGCTGGCAGCCGAAGAACGGAGAACCGAGACAGCTTCCAATCTATCAGAGTACCACTTTTAAATATACCACCAGCGAACAGATGGGACGTCTGTTTGATCTGGAAGAGAATGGTTATTTCTATACAAGACTGGCAAATCCTACCAATGACGCAGTAGCAGCAAAAATCTGTGAGTTGGAAGGCGGCGCAGGTGCTATGCTTACATCTTCCGGTCAGGCAGCTAACTTCTATGCTGTGATGAATTTATGCCAGGCAGGTGACCATGTAGTCAGTTCTGCAGCTATTTATGGCGGAACTACGAACCTGTTTACAGTTACCATCCCTAAAATGGGTGTAGAGTGTACTTTGGTAAGCCCGGATGCGTCAGAAGAAGAGCTGGCAGCAGCTTTCCGCCCAAATACCAAGGTATTATTTGCTGAGACCATTGCAAATCCGGCGCTGACTGTTCTGGATATTGAAAAATTTGCAAAAGTAGCTCATGAACACGGTGTACCTCTGATCGTGGATAATACGTTCGCAACTCCTATTAACTGCCGTCCTTTTGAGTGGGGGGCAGATATCGTTACCCATAGTACCACCAAGTACATGGATGGACATGCGATGACTGTAGGCGGCTGTATTGTGGACAGCGGAAATTTTGACTGGGAAGCTCATCACGACAGATTTACCGGTTTAACAGAGCCGGATGAGTCCTACCATGGCATTATCTATACCCAGAAATTTGGAAAACTTGCTTATATCACCAAGGCAACTTCCCAGCTGATGCGTGATCTGGGATCCATCCAGTCCCCACAGAATGCATTTTTGATTAATGTAGGTCTGGAAACACTTCATCTTCGCATGCCAAAGCACTGTGAAAATGCCTTAAAGGTGGCAGCTTATTTAAAATCCAGGGAAGATGTTGCATGGGTCAACTATCCGGGACTGGAAGGAGATAAGTATTACGAACTGGCGAAGAAATATATGCCAAATGGTACCTGCGGTGTTATTTCCTTTGGATTAAAGTCCGGAAGAAAAGGTGCAGCAGACTTTATGGATAAGTTAAAGCTTTGTTCCATTGAAACTCACGTTGCTGACTCCCGTACAGCAGTTCTTCATCCTGCAAGCCATACCCATAGACAGCTGACAGATGAGCAGTTAGTAGAAGCAGGCGTAGACCCGTCTATGATCCGCCTTAGTGTAGGTATTGAAGGTGCAGACGATATTATTGAGGATATCCGGCAGGCTCTGGAATAG
- a CDS encoding (2Fe-2S)-binding protein: MLKIIHMTVNGKETELAVDERESLLDTLRNRLGLTSVKKGCEVGECGACTVLVNGEAIDSCIYLTMWADGKSVMTVEGLKGPNGELSPIQKAFIEEAAVQCGFCTPGLIMSAVEIVGTGKKYNREELKKLISGHLCRCTGYENILNAMERIVEEVYKVSHS; this comes from the coding sequence ATGCTTAAGATCATTCATATGACAGTAAATGGAAAGGAAACAGAACTTGCAGTGGATGAGAGGGAATCTCTTCTGGATACACTGCGTAATCGTTTAGGACTTACATCCGTAAAAAAAGGATGTGAAGTAGGAGAGTGTGGTGCCTGTACTGTGCTGGTTAATGGAGAGGCCATTGACAGCTGTATATATCTCACTATGTGGGCAGACGGCAAGAGCGTGATGACTGTAGAAGGATTAAAGGGGCCAAACGGGGAATTGTCCCCAATCCAGAAAGCATTCATTGAGGAAGCCGCTGTACAGTGCGGATTTTGTACTCCGGGTCTGATCATGAGTGCGGTAGAGATTGTAGGAACAGGAAAAAAATATAACAGGGAGGAGCTGAAGAAACTGATCTCCGGGCATCTGTGCCGCTGCACAGGATATGAGAATATCTTAAATGCCATGGAGCGTATTGTGGAGGAGGTTTACAAGGTAAGCCATTCATAA
- a CDS encoding S-layer homology domain-containing protein — translation MKVRKNHTRFLCGSLAAAAAISPILSMTAWADNISTANFNLRQQVVKLTGIMEITSFRESVTRADFAKMLVKASSYRENLPTSNVSVYADVPATDPNAVYIRIAAREGWMNGYLGGKFKPEDPVLYKDAVKAILTMLGYTDEDFTGDLVSSRISKFNYLELNEDVSRQAADEVNQTDCMNIFYNLLKANKKDSNEIYGKILDCELNSDGEINPITILDDARKGPILVHKNFSVSQSVPFDTEDANVFLNGVASTLSAVRSAQQQAGFAVLYYNVKSKTIWAYTTMGWDKDDDSGNNSYILLKGEIKNIYYKSTDVMTPTSVRIEVDKANSDDSFDSSEDEDSDGYLTISLDSSELQYMFSIYGDLEVGDDVVLVCNRNGSSYTAVDALEY, via the coding sequence ATGAAAGTACGAAAAAACCACACACGTTTCCTGTGCGGATCTCTGGCGGCTGCGGCGGCGATTTCCCCCATATTAAGTATGACTGCATGGGCAGATAATATTTCCACTGCCAATTTTAATCTGCGCCAGCAGGTTGTAAAGCTGACCGGCATTATGGAGATAACCAGTTTCAGGGAAAGTGTTACCAGGGCTGACTTTGCAAAAATGCTGGTAAAGGCCTCCAGTTACCGGGAAAATCTGCCAACCTCCAATGTTTCTGTTTATGCAGATGTACCGGCAACGGATCCAAATGCAGTGTATATCCGCATTGCAGCAAGAGAAGGCTGGATGAATGGATATTTAGGTGGAAAATTCAAGCCGGAGGATCCGGTCCTTTATAAAGACGCAGTAAAGGCCATTCTCACTATGTTAGGCTATACAGATGAGGATTTTACAGGAGATCTGGTTTCTTCCCGCATATCCAAGTTTAACTATCTGGAATTAAACGAAGATGTAAGCCGTCAGGCTGCCGATGAAGTGAACCAGACTGACTGTATGAATATTTTTTATAACCTGTTAAAGGCAAATAAAAAGGACAGTAATGAAATCTACGGTAAGATCTTAGATTGTGAGTTAAATTCTGATGGAGAGATCAATCCTATCACCATTCTGGATGATGCGCGGAAAGGCCCGATCCTGGTACATAAAAACTTCAGTGTTTCCCAGTCTGTACCTTTTGACACAGAGGATGCAAATGTATTTTTAAATGGCGTGGCAAGTACATTATCAGCTGTAAGATCTGCCCAGCAGCAGGCTGGATTTGCAGTTTTATATTACAACGTAAAATCAAAGACTATCTGGGCTTATACAACTATGGGCTGGGACAAAGATGATGATTCCGGCAATAATTCTTATATCCTTTTAAAAGGCGAGATCAAAAATATTTATTATAAATCCACCGATGTTATGACACCTACATCTGTTCGTATTGAGGTAGACAAGGCTAATTCCGATGATAGCTTCGACAGTAGTGAGGATGAAGATTCTGACGGCTATCTGACGATCAGCCTGGATTCTTCTGAACTTCAGTATATGTTCTCTATTTATGGGGATCTGGAGGTAGGAGATGATGTTGTTCTGGTATGCAACCGCAATGGCAGCTCCTATACAGCAGTTGATGCTCTTGAATACTAA
- the xdhB gene encoding xanthine dehydrogenase FAD-binding subunit XdhB, with protein MFDIKSFYEAKDVKDAVEALVREPEAEVISGGTDVLIRVREGKDAGRALVSIHNIKELKGVKILENGDLWIGAATAFSHITNDPTIQKLVPMLGEAVDMVGGPQIRNTGTIGGNICNGATSADSAASMWTLNALIQLEGPEGHREVPIHEFYTGPGRTVRDRCEVCTGFIIKKEDYEGWYGQYIKYGKRKAMEIATLGCAVRVKLSADKKMIEDVRLGYGVAGPTPLRCHAAETYLKGKTVSDKEAAAEFARLALTEVNPRSSWRASKEFRLQLIEELAKRGLAEAIRRAGGEENA; from the coding sequence ATGTTTGATATTAAATCATTTTATGAAGCAAAAGATGTAAAGGATGCAGTAGAAGCACTGGTACGGGAGCCTGAGGCAGAAGTCATCAGCGGCGGTACTGACGTACTCATCCGTGTAAGAGAGGGAAAGGATGCAGGAAGAGCACTGGTATCCATCCATAATATCAAAGAATTAAAAGGTGTAAAAATCCTAGAAAACGGAGATCTGTGGATCGGGGCTGCAACCGCATTTTCACATATTACCAATGACCCGACTATCCAGAAGCTGGTTCCCATGTTAGGAGAAGCAGTGGATATGGTAGGAGGACCGCAGATCCGTAATACAGGTACTATTGGCGGAAATATCTGTAATGGTGCTACATCTGCTGACTCTGCAGCAAGTATGTGGACATTAAATGCACTGATCCAGTTAGAAGGACCGGAAGGACACAGAGAAGTGCCGATCCATGAGTTTTATACAGGACCAGGACGTACAGTAAGAGACAGATGTGAGGTCTGCACAGGCTTTATCATCAAAAAAGAGGATTATGAAGGCTGGTATGGACAGTATATTAAATACGGAAAGCGTAAAGCCATGGAGATCGCAACCTTAGGCTGTGCAGTACGTGTAAAATTATCTGCTGATAAAAAGATGATTGAAGATGTAAGACTGGGATATGGGGTTGCCGGACCTACACCTTTAAGATGTCATGCAGCAGAAACGTATTTAAAAGGAAAGACTGTTTCTGACAAAGAGGCAGCAGCAGAGTTTGCCAGGCTGGCACTGACAGAAGTAAATCCAAGATCTTCCTGGAGAGCTTCTAAAGAGTTCCGCCTTCAGTTGATCGAGGAACTGGCAAAACGAGGACTGGCAGAGGCTATAAGAAGAGCGGGAGGTGAAGAGAATGCTTAA
- a CDS encoding purine permease, with protein sequence MKENVNCSISNIYKLDGRVPIGKAIPFGLQHILAMFVSNLAPITMIAGAAKVPVTGAELGMLLQNAMFAAGIATMIQLYPLWKIGSRLPVVMGVSFTFVTVLSTISANYGYPAVIGAVLIGGLFEGTLGLFAKYWRKIISPIVAASVVTAIGFSLFTVGARSFGGGYATDFGSMSNLLLGLITLATCLLWNMFAKGYLKQLSVLAGLIVGYVVAIFMGKVDLSMIMSGGIIALPHLLPIKPEFHAGAIMSACIIFMVSAAETIGDTSALVAGGLGRDITGEEISGSLACDGYGSFISGLFGCPPVTSFSQNVGLVAMTKVVNRFTIMTGAAAMILAGLFPPIGNFFASLPQSVLGGCTIMMFGTILTSGMQMIANCGFSQRNITIVAMALSIGIGFTTTSESGIWAGFSPVVQSVFSANVVAVVFVVAIIMNLILPKDMEVQKLDN encoded by the coding sequence ATGAAAGAGAATGTAAACTGCAGCATCAGCAATATTTACAAACTAGACGGACGGGTGCCCATTGGAAAAGCGATTCCATTTGGTCTTCAGCACATTTTGGCAATGTTCGTATCCAACCTGGCACCTATCACCATGATCGCAGGTGCTGCAAAGGTACCAGTAACTGGTGCAGAGCTTGGCATGCTTCTTCAGAATGCAATGTTCGCAGCAGGTATAGCAACTATGATCCAGTTGTATCCTTTATGGAAGATCGGATCAAGACTTCCGGTTGTAATGGGTGTCAGTTTTACTTTCGTAACTGTACTTAGTACGATCTCAGCTAATTACGGGTATCCGGCAGTAATAGGAGCCGTACTTATAGGTGGTCTTTTTGAAGGAACCTTAGGACTTTTTGCAAAATACTGGAGAAAGATCATAAGCCCTATCGTGGCAGCATCTGTAGTAACTGCTATTGGTTTCTCACTGTTTACAGTAGGTGCCAGATCCTTTGGCGGCGGTTATGCAACAGATTTTGGTTCTATGTCAAACCTGCTGTTAGGTCTGATTACATTAGCAACCTGTCTGCTTTGGAACATGTTTGCTAAGGGATATTTAAAACAGCTTTCTGTATTAGCAGGTCTGATCGTCGGCTATGTTGTTGCGATCTTTATGGGAAAGGTAGATTTAAGTATGATCATGTCCGGCGGCATCATTGCATTGCCGCATCTGCTGCCTATTAAACCGGAATTCCATGCAGGAGCTATCATGTCTGCATGTATCATCTTTATGGTATCTGCAGCTGAGACCATTGGTGATACTTCTGCACTGGTAGCAGGCGGTTTAGGACGTGATATCACAGGAGAAGAGATTTCCGGTTCTTTAGCATGTGATGGATATGGTTCCTTTATTTCAGGTTTGTTTGGTTGCCCGCCAGTTACCTCATTCTCACAGAACGTAGGTTTGGTAGCAATGACTAAGGTTGTAAATCGCTTTACTATTATGACAGGTGCAGCAGCAATGATCCTGGCAGGTCTGTTCCCGCCAATTGGTAACTTCTTTGCATCCCTTCCTCAGTCTGTACTGGGCGGATGTACTATCATGATGTTTGGTACTATTTTAACATCTGGCATGCAGATGATCGCAAATTGCGGATTCTCCCAGAGAAATATCACCATCGTTGCAATGGCATTATCTATTGGTATTGGTTTTACTACTACCAGTGAAAGTGGTATCTGGGCTGGATTCTCACCAGTTGTTCAGTCTGTATTCTCTGCAAACGTAGTAGCAGTGGTATTCGTAGTGGCAATTATCATGAACCTGATCCTTCCAAAAGATATGGAAGTACAGAAACTGGATAATTAA
- a CDS encoding molybdopterin-dependent oxidoreductase — protein MKVVGQGLNRVDAYGKVTGEAKYSADLEPRDILHGKVIHSTIANGLVKSFDLTEALKVPGVVKILTCFDAPDCQFPTAGHPWSVEAKHQDICDRRVLNQRVRLYGDDIAAVVAENEVAAAQAARLVKVEYEEYEPIVTVKAAMAPEATPLHPDIRKDNVIVHSHMTMGQKDFTFEDGLKQAKEKYKEEDLVEINEVYDTPRISHCHIELPVSWAYVDVNGKVTIVSSTQIPHIVRRCTSQALGIPIGKVRIIKPYIGGGFGNKQDVLYEPLNAFLTMSVGGRPVRLEISREETISGTRTRHAIEGVCRGLVTKDGTVLARQLEAYANNGAYASHGHAICANCGNVFKDLYRDRLGAQIDCWTVYTSSPTAGAMRGYGIPQAAWFTECLTDDMATAIGMDPYEFRMKNCMEDGFVDPANGITFHSYGLKKCMEAGKKYIHWDEKREAYKNQTGPVRRGVGMAIFCYKTGVHPISLETSSVRMVLNQDGSIQVSMGATEIGQGADTVFSQMASETTGISFDKIFIVSTQDTDLTPFDTGAYASRQTYVSGMACKKCAVELRHRILDYAAYMLNHDVTDLSKTIYADQVKEAAQKLRKVLGLLPEDEIKEDMLDIVDSKIVVHGGDPVLFDVAVVADTAFYSLDKSIHLTAEVTNQCLDNTFSSGCCFVDVEVDMPLGLVTVKDIVNVHDSGILINPKTAEAQVHGGMSMGLGFGLSEELLVDEKTGRPLNNNLLDYKIPTAMDAPDLHVEFIQLDDPTGPYGNKALGEPPAIPTAPAVRNAILNATGVHMNVSPMTAQRLIEKFKEKGLI, from the coding sequence ATGAAAGTTGTAGGTCAGGGATTAAACCGTGTCGATGCATATGGAAAAGTAACTGGCGAAGCAAAGTACAGTGCGGATTTAGAGCCAAGAGATATCCTTCATGGAAAGGTGATCCATTCTACCATTGCAAATGGTCTTGTAAAAAGCTTTGATCTGACAGAAGCATTAAAAGTTCCTGGTGTTGTAAAGATCCTTACCTGTTTTGACGCGCCGGACTGCCAGTTTCCAACTGCAGGCCATCCGTGGAGCGTGGAGGCAAAACATCAGGACATCTGCGACAGAAGAGTATTAAACCAGAGAGTAAGACTGTATGGAGATGATATTGCTGCAGTTGTAGCGGAAAACGAGGTGGCAGCTGCGCAGGCAGCCCGTCTGGTAAAGGTAGAATATGAAGAATATGAGCCTATCGTTACTGTAAAGGCAGCTATGGCACCGGAGGCAACACCACTGCATCCGGATATTCGTAAAGACAATGTGATCGTTCACTCCCATATGACTATGGGGCAAAAGGATTTTACCTTTGAGGATGGCTTAAAACAGGCAAAAGAAAAATACAAAGAGGAAGATCTGGTGGAGATCAATGAAGTATACGATACACCACGTATTTCCCATTGTCACATTGAACTTCCTGTTTCCTGGGCTTATGTAGACGTAAACGGAAAAGTGACTATTGTTTCTTCTACCCAGATCCCTCATATTGTACGCCGCTGTACATCACAGGCCCTGGGTATTCCTATCGGTAAAGTCCGCATCATCAAACCATATATTGGCGGTGGATTTGGAAATAAGCAGGATGTGCTTTATGAACCGTTAAATGCATTCCTTACAATGAGTGTAGGAGGAAGACCTGTAAGGCTGGAGATCAGCCGTGAGGAGACTATTTCCGGAACCAGGACCCGCCACGCTATTGAAGGTGTATGCCGCGGCCTGGTAACAAAGGATGGTACCGTTCTTGCAAGACAGTTAGAGGCTTATGCAAACAACGGAGCTTATGCTTCCCATGGCCACGCTATCTGTGCAAACTGCGGAAATGTATTTAAGGATCTGTACAGAGACCGTTTAGGTGCCCAGATCGATTGCTGGACCGTTTATACCTCTTCACCAACAGCAGGGGCTATGCGTGGGTATGGCATCCCGCAGGCAGCATGGTTTACAGAATGTCTTACTGATGATATGGCAACAGCCATTGGCATGGATCCTTATGAATTCCGTATGAAGAACTGTATGGAGGATGGTTTCGTGGATCCTGCAAATGGTATCACCTTCCATTCATATGGTTTAAAGAAATGTATGGAAGCAGGAAAGAAATATATCCACTGGGATGAGAAGAGAGAAGCATACAAGAACCAGACCGGTCCAGTAAGACGTGGTGTGGGAATGGCCATTTTCTGTTACAAAACAGGTGTACATCCAATTTCTCTGGAGACATCTTCAGTACGTATGGTATTAAACCAGGACGGATCTATTCAGGTATCTATGGGTGCTACAGAGATCGGACAGGGCGCAGATACTGTATTTAGCCAGATGGCATCTGAGACCACTGGTATTTCCTTTGATAAGATATTTATCGTATCTACACAGGATACAGACCTTACGCCATTTGATACAGGTGCTTATGCTTCCAGACAGACCTATGTATCAGGTATGGCCTGCAAGAAATGTGCTGTTGAATTAAGACACCGTATTCTGGATTATGCTGCATACATGTTAAATCATGATGTGACAGACCTTTCTAAGACTATATATGCAGATCAGGTAAAAGAAGCAGCCCAGAAGCTGCGTAAAGTGCTGGGACTGCTTCCTGAAGATGAGATTAAAGAGGATATGTTAGATATCGTTGACAGCAAGATCGTTGTACATGGTGGTGATCCGGTTCTCTTTGATGTGGCAGTGGTAGCAGATACAGCCTTTTACTCATTGGATAAATCCATTCATCTGACAGCAGAAGTGACTAATCAGTGCCTGGATAATACCTTCTCCTCCGGCTGCTGCTTCGTAGATGTAGAAGTAGATATGCCATTAGGACTGGTAACAGTAAAGGATATCGTCAATGTTCATGATTCCGGTATCCTGATCAATCCAAAGACAGCAGAAGCACAGGTTCATGGTGGTATGAGCATGGGTCTTGGATTTGGACTTTCAGAGGAATTATTAGTAGATGAAAAGACAGGACGTCCATTAAATAACAATCTGTTGGATTATAAGATCCCTACTGCTATGGATGCACCGGATCTTCATGTAGAGTTTATCCAGTTAGATGATCCTACAGGCCCTTATGGAAACAAGGCATTAGGCGAACCGCCTGCAATTCCTACTGCACCTGCAGTAAGAAATGCCATCTTAAATGCTACAGGTGTCCATATGAATGTAAGTCCTATGACAGCACAGAGACTGATTGAAAAATTCAAGGAAAAAGGTCTGATCTAG